One genomic segment of Manis javanica isolate MJ-LG chromosome 7, MJ_LKY, whole genome shotgun sequence includes these proteins:
- the KCNIP2 gene encoding A-type potassium channel modulatory protein KCNIP2 isoform X13: MNRCFRRCQSPLGQAARSLYQLVTGSLSPDSVEDEFELSTVCHRPEGLEQLQEQTKFTRKELQVLYRGFKNECPSGIVNEENFKQIYSQFFPQGDSSTYATFLFNAFDTNHDGSVSFEDFVAGLSVILRGTIDDRLNWAFNLYDLNKDGCITKEEMLDIMKSIYDMMGKYTYPALREEAPREHVESFFQKMDRNKDGVVTIEEFIESCQKDENIMRSMQLFDNVI; the protein is encoded by the exons ATGAACCGATGCTTCCGCAGGTGCCAGAGCCCGTTGGGGCAGGCAGCGCGATCCCTCTACCAGCTGGTGACTGGGTCATTGTCGCCAG ACAGCGTGGAGGATGAGTTTGAACTGTCCACCGTGTGTCACCGGCCCGAGGGTCTGGAGCAGCTACAGGAGCAAACCAAGTTCACTCGCAAGGAGTTGCAGGTCCTGTACCGGGGCTTCAAGAAC GAATGTCCCAGTGGAATTGTCAATGAGGAGAACTTCAAGCAGATTTACTCCCAGTTCTTTCCTCAAGGAG ACTCCAGTACATATGCTACTTTTCTCTTCAATGCTTTTGACACCAACCATGATGGCTCTGTCAGTTTTGAG GACTTTGTGGCTGGTTTATCGGTGATTCTTCGAGGAACCATAGACGACAGGCTGAACTGGGCTTTTAACCTTTATGACCTCAACAAGGATGGCTGTATCACCAAGGAG GAAATGCTTGATATCATGAAATCCATCTATGACATGATGGGCAAGTATACATATCCTGCACTCCGTGAGGAGGCCCCAAGGGAACACGTGGAAAGCTTCTTCCAG AAGATGGACAGGAACAAGGATGGCGTGGTGACCATAGAGGAATTCATTGAGTCTTGTCAAAAG GATGAAAACATCATGAGGTCTATGCAGCTCTTTGACAATGTCATCTAG
- the KCNIP2 gene encoding A-type potassium channel modulatory protein KCNIP2 isoform X10, with protein sequence MNRCFRRCQSPLGQAARSLYQLVTGSLSPDSVEDEFELSTVCHRPEGLEQLQEQTKFTRKELQVLYRGFKNECPSGIVNEENFKQIYSQFFPQGDSSTYATFLFNAFDTNHDGSVSFEDFVAGLSVILRGTIDDRLNWAFNLYDLNKDGCITKEEMLDIMKSIYDMMGKYTYPALREEAPREHVESFFQKMDRNKDGVVTIEEFIESCQKVCPHLCPALGAVGIQEPWDSVVQIAGAEGARE encoded by the exons ATGAACCGATGCTTCCGCAGGTGCCAGAGCCCGTTGGGGCAGGCAGCGCGATCCCTCTACCAGCTGGTGACTGGGTCATTGTCGCCAG ACAGCGTGGAGGATGAGTTTGAACTGTCCACCGTGTGTCACCGGCCCGAGGGTCTGGAGCAGCTACAGGAGCAAACCAAGTTCACTCGCAAGGAGTTGCAGGTCCTGTACCGGGGCTTCAAGAAC GAATGTCCCAGTGGAATTGTCAATGAGGAGAACTTCAAGCAGATTTACTCCCAGTTCTTTCCTCAAGGAG ACTCCAGTACATATGCTACTTTTCTCTTCAATGCTTTTGACACCAACCATGATGGCTCTGTCAGTTTTGAG GACTTTGTGGCTGGTTTATCGGTGATTCTTCGAGGAACCATAGACGACAGGCTGAACTGGGCTTTTAACCTTTATGACCTCAACAAGGATGGCTGTATCACCAAGGAG GAAATGCTTGATATCATGAAATCCATCTATGACATGATGGGCAAGTATACATATCCTGCACTCCGTGAGGAGGCCCCAAGGGAACACGTGGAAAGCTTCTTCCAG AAGATGGACAGGAACAAGGATGGCGTGGTGACCATAGAGGAATTCATTGAGTCTTGTCAAAAG GTCTGTCCTCATCTTTGCCCTGCCCTGGGGGCTGTAGGAATCCAAGAGCCTTGGGATTCAGTGGTCCAGATTGCTGGAGCTGAAGGGGCCAGGGAGTGA
- the KCNIP2 gene encoding A-type potassium channel modulatory protein KCNIP2 isoform X1 yields MNLEGLEMVAVLVVLVLFVKVLEQFGLFEPVSLEGHPPGPTKKALKQRFLKLLPCCGPQALPSVSETLAVPASLRPHRPRPLDPDSVEDEFELSTVCHRPEGLEQLQEQTKFTRKELQVLYRGFKNECPSGIVNEENFKQIYSQFFPQGDSSTYATFLFNAFDTNHDGSVSFEDFVAGLSVILRGTIDDRLNWAFNLYDLNKDGCITKEEMLDIMKSIYDMMGKYTYPALREEAPREHVESFFQKMDRNKDGVVTIEEFIESCQKVCPHLCPALGAVGIQEPWDSVVQIAGAEGARE; encoded by the exons ATGAACCTGGAAGGGCTGGAAATGGTTGCTGTGCTTGTGGTCCTCGTTCTGTTTGTCAAGGTCCTGGAGCAGTTTGGCCTCTTTGAGCCTGTGTCCTTGGAAG gCCACCCTCCAGGCCCCACTAAAAAAGCCCTGAAGCAGCGGTTCCTCAAGCTGCTGCCGTGCTGCGGGCCCCAAGCCCTGCCCTCAGTCAGTGAAA CATTAGCCGTCCCAGCCTCCCTCCGCCCCCACAGACCCCGCCCGCTGGACCCAG ACAGCGTGGAGGATGAGTTTGAACTGTCCACCGTGTGTCACCGGCCCGAGGGTCTGGAGCAGCTACAGGAGCAAACCAAGTTCACTCGCAAGGAGTTGCAGGTCCTGTACCGGGGCTTCAAGAAC GAATGTCCCAGTGGAATTGTCAATGAGGAGAACTTCAAGCAGATTTACTCCCAGTTCTTTCCTCAAGGAG ACTCCAGTACATATGCTACTTTTCTCTTCAATGCTTTTGACACCAACCATGATGGCTCTGTCAGTTTTGAG GACTTTGTGGCTGGTTTATCGGTGATTCTTCGAGGAACCATAGACGACAGGCTGAACTGGGCTTTTAACCTTTATGACCTCAACAAGGATGGCTGTATCACCAAGGAG GAAATGCTTGATATCATGAAATCCATCTATGACATGATGGGCAAGTATACATATCCTGCACTCCGTGAGGAGGCCCCAAGGGAACACGTGGAAAGCTTCTTCCAG AAGATGGACAGGAACAAGGATGGCGTGGTGACCATAGAGGAATTCATTGAGTCTTGTCAAAAG GTCTGTCCTCATCTTTGCCCTGCCCTGGGGGCTGTAGGAATCCAAGAGCCTTGGGATTCAGTGGTCCAGATTGCTGGAGCTGAAGGGGCCAGGGAGTGA
- the KCNIP2 gene encoding A-type potassium channel modulatory protein KCNIP2 isoform X12, translating to MNLEGLEMVAVLVVLVLFVKVLEQFGLFEPVSLEDSVEDEFELSTVCHRPEGLEQLQEQTKFTRKELQVLYRGFKNECPSGIVNEENFKQIYSQFFPQGDSSTYATFLFNAFDTNHDGSVSFEDFVAGLSVILRGTIDDRLNWAFNLYDLNKDGCITKEEMLDIMKSIYDMMGKYTYPALREEAPREHVESFFQKMDRNKDGVVTIEEFIESCQKDENIMRSMQLFDNVI from the exons ATGAACCTGGAAGGGCTGGAAATGGTTGCTGTGCTTGTGGTCCTCGTTCTGTTTGTCAAGGTCCTGGAGCAGTTTGGCCTCTTTGAGCCTGTGTCCTTGGAAG ACAGCGTGGAGGATGAGTTTGAACTGTCCACCGTGTGTCACCGGCCCGAGGGTCTGGAGCAGCTACAGGAGCAAACCAAGTTCACTCGCAAGGAGTTGCAGGTCCTGTACCGGGGCTTCAAGAAC GAATGTCCCAGTGGAATTGTCAATGAGGAGAACTTCAAGCAGATTTACTCCCAGTTCTTTCCTCAAGGAG ACTCCAGTACATATGCTACTTTTCTCTTCAATGCTTTTGACACCAACCATGATGGCTCTGTCAGTTTTGAG GACTTTGTGGCTGGTTTATCGGTGATTCTTCGAGGAACCATAGACGACAGGCTGAACTGGGCTTTTAACCTTTATGACCTCAACAAGGATGGCTGTATCACCAAGGAG GAAATGCTTGATATCATGAAATCCATCTATGACATGATGGGCAAGTATACATATCCTGCACTCCGTGAGGAGGCCCCAAGGGAACACGTGGAAAGCTTCTTCCAG AAGATGGACAGGAACAAGGATGGCGTGGTGACCATAGAGGAATTCATTGAGTCTTGTCAAAAG GATGAAAACATCATGAGGTCTATGCAGCTCTTTGACAATGTCATCTAG
- the KCNIP2 gene encoding A-type potassium channel modulatory protein KCNIP2 isoform X9 yields MNLEGLEMVAVLVVLVLFVKVLEQFGLFEPVSLEDSVEDEFELSTVCHRPEGLEQLQEQTKFTRKELQVLYRGFKNECPSGIVNEENFKQIYSQFFPQGDSSTYATFLFNAFDTNHDGSVSFEDFVAGLSVILRGTIDDRLNWAFNLYDLNKDGCITKEEMLDIMKSIYDMMGKYTYPALREEAPREHVESFFQKMDRNKDGVVTIEEFIESCQKVCPHLCPALGAVGIQEPWDSVVQIAGAEGARE; encoded by the exons ATGAACCTGGAAGGGCTGGAAATGGTTGCTGTGCTTGTGGTCCTCGTTCTGTTTGTCAAGGTCCTGGAGCAGTTTGGCCTCTTTGAGCCTGTGTCCTTGGAAG ACAGCGTGGAGGATGAGTTTGAACTGTCCACCGTGTGTCACCGGCCCGAGGGTCTGGAGCAGCTACAGGAGCAAACCAAGTTCACTCGCAAGGAGTTGCAGGTCCTGTACCGGGGCTTCAAGAAC GAATGTCCCAGTGGAATTGTCAATGAGGAGAACTTCAAGCAGATTTACTCCCAGTTCTTTCCTCAAGGAG ACTCCAGTACATATGCTACTTTTCTCTTCAATGCTTTTGACACCAACCATGATGGCTCTGTCAGTTTTGAG GACTTTGTGGCTGGTTTATCGGTGATTCTTCGAGGAACCATAGACGACAGGCTGAACTGGGCTTTTAACCTTTATGACCTCAACAAGGATGGCTGTATCACCAAGGAG GAAATGCTTGATATCATGAAATCCATCTATGACATGATGGGCAAGTATACATATCCTGCACTCCGTGAGGAGGCCCCAAGGGAACACGTGGAAAGCTTCTTCCAG AAGATGGACAGGAACAAGGATGGCGTGGTGACCATAGAGGAATTCATTGAGTCTTGTCAAAAG GTCTGTCCTCATCTTTGCCCTGCCCTGGGGGCTGTAGGAATCCAAGAGCCTTGGGATTCAGTGGTCCAGATTGCTGGAGCTGAAGGGGCCAGGGAGTGA
- the KCNIP2 gene encoding A-type potassium channel modulatory protein KCNIP2 isoform X4 — translation MNLEGLEMVAVLVVLVLFVKVLEQFGLFEPVSLEGHPPGPTKKALKQRFLKLLPCCGPQALPSVSETLAVPASLRPHRPRPLDPDSVEDEFELSTVCHRPEGLEQLQEQTKFTRKELQVLYRGFKNECPSGIVNEENFKQIYSQFFPQGDSSTYATFLFNAFDTNHDGSVSFEDFVAGLSVILRGTIDDRLNWAFNLYDLNKDGCITKEEMLDIMKSIYDMMGKYTYPALREEAPREHVESFFQKMDRNKDGVVTIEEFIESCQKDENIMRSVLIFALPWGL, via the exons ATGAACCTGGAAGGGCTGGAAATGGTTGCTGTGCTTGTGGTCCTCGTTCTGTTTGTCAAGGTCCTGGAGCAGTTTGGCCTCTTTGAGCCTGTGTCCTTGGAAG gCCACCCTCCAGGCCCCACTAAAAAAGCCCTGAAGCAGCGGTTCCTCAAGCTGCTGCCGTGCTGCGGGCCCCAAGCCCTGCCCTCAGTCAGTGAAA CATTAGCCGTCCCAGCCTCCCTCCGCCCCCACAGACCCCGCCCGCTGGACCCAG ACAGCGTGGAGGATGAGTTTGAACTGTCCACCGTGTGTCACCGGCCCGAGGGTCTGGAGCAGCTACAGGAGCAAACCAAGTTCACTCGCAAGGAGTTGCAGGTCCTGTACCGGGGCTTCAAGAAC GAATGTCCCAGTGGAATTGTCAATGAGGAGAACTTCAAGCAGATTTACTCCCAGTTCTTTCCTCAAGGAG ACTCCAGTACATATGCTACTTTTCTCTTCAATGCTTTTGACACCAACCATGATGGCTCTGTCAGTTTTGAG GACTTTGTGGCTGGTTTATCGGTGATTCTTCGAGGAACCATAGACGACAGGCTGAACTGGGCTTTTAACCTTTATGACCTCAACAAGGATGGCTGTATCACCAAGGAG GAAATGCTTGATATCATGAAATCCATCTATGACATGATGGGCAAGTATACATATCCTGCACTCCGTGAGGAGGCCCCAAGGGAACACGTGGAAAGCTTCTTCCAG AAGATGGACAGGAACAAGGATGGCGTGGTGACCATAGAGGAATTCATTGAGTCTTGTCAAAAG GATGAAAACATCATGAG GTCTGTCCTCATCTTTGCCCTGCCCTGGGGGCTGTAG
- the KCNIP2 gene encoding A-type potassium channel modulatory protein KCNIP2 isoform X5 produces the protein MNLEGLEMVAVLVVLVLFVKVLEQFGLFEPVSLEGHPPGPTKKALKQRFLKLLPCCGPQALPSVSETLAVPASLRPHRPRPLDPDSVEDEFELSTVCHRPEGLEQLQEQTKFTRKELQVLYRGFKNECPSGIVNEENFKQIYSQFFPQGDSSTYATFLFNAFDTNHDGSVSFEDFVAGLSVILRGTIDDRLNWAFNLYDLNKDGCITKEEMLDIMKSIYDMMGKYTYPALREEAPREHVESFFQKMDRNKDGVVTIEEFIESCQKDENIMRSMQLFDNVI, from the exons ATGAACCTGGAAGGGCTGGAAATGGTTGCTGTGCTTGTGGTCCTCGTTCTGTTTGTCAAGGTCCTGGAGCAGTTTGGCCTCTTTGAGCCTGTGTCCTTGGAAG gCCACCCTCCAGGCCCCACTAAAAAAGCCCTGAAGCAGCGGTTCCTCAAGCTGCTGCCGTGCTGCGGGCCCCAAGCCCTGCCCTCAGTCAGTGAAA CATTAGCCGTCCCAGCCTCCCTCCGCCCCCACAGACCCCGCCCGCTGGACCCAG ACAGCGTGGAGGATGAGTTTGAACTGTCCACCGTGTGTCACCGGCCCGAGGGTCTGGAGCAGCTACAGGAGCAAACCAAGTTCACTCGCAAGGAGTTGCAGGTCCTGTACCGGGGCTTCAAGAAC GAATGTCCCAGTGGAATTGTCAATGAGGAGAACTTCAAGCAGATTTACTCCCAGTTCTTTCCTCAAGGAG ACTCCAGTACATATGCTACTTTTCTCTTCAATGCTTTTGACACCAACCATGATGGCTCTGTCAGTTTTGAG GACTTTGTGGCTGGTTTATCGGTGATTCTTCGAGGAACCATAGACGACAGGCTGAACTGGGCTTTTAACCTTTATGACCTCAACAAGGATGGCTGTATCACCAAGGAG GAAATGCTTGATATCATGAAATCCATCTATGACATGATGGGCAAGTATACATATCCTGCACTCCGTGAGGAGGCCCCAAGGGAACACGTGGAAAGCTTCTTCCAG AAGATGGACAGGAACAAGGATGGCGTGGTGACCATAGAGGAATTCATTGAGTCTTGTCAAAAG GATGAAAACATCATGAGGTCTATGCAGCTCTTTGACAATGTCATCTAG
- the KCNIP2 gene encoding A-type potassium channel modulatory protein KCNIP2 isoform X6, translating to MNLEGLEMVAVLVVLVLFVKVLEQFGLFEPVSLEGHPPGPTKKALKQRFLKLLPCCGPQALPSVSESNVEDEFELSTVCHRPEGLEQLQEQTKFTRKELQVLYRGFKNECPSGIVNEENFKQIYSQFFPQGDSSTYATFLFNAFDTNHDGSVSFEDFVAGLSVILRGTIDDRLNWAFNLYDLNKDGCITKEEMLDIMKSIYDMMGKYTYPALREEAPREHVESFFQKMDRNKDGVVTIEEFIESCQKVCPHLCPALGAVGIQEPWDSVVQIAGAEGARE from the exons ATGAACCTGGAAGGGCTGGAAATGGTTGCTGTGCTTGTGGTCCTCGTTCTGTTTGTCAAGGTCCTGGAGCAGTTTGGCCTCTTTGAGCCTGTGTCCTTGGAAG gCCACCCTCCAGGCCCCACTAAAAAAGCCCTGAAGCAGCGGTTCCTCAAGCTGCTGCCGTGCTGCGGGCCCCAAGCCCTGCCCTCAGTCAGTGAAAGCAA CGTGGAGGATGAGTTTGAACTGTCCACCGTGTGTCACCGGCCCGAGGGTCTGGAGCAGCTACAGGAGCAAACCAAGTTCACTCGCAAGGAGTTGCAGGTCCTGTACCGGGGCTTCAAGAAC GAATGTCCCAGTGGAATTGTCAATGAGGAGAACTTCAAGCAGATTTACTCCCAGTTCTTTCCTCAAGGAG ACTCCAGTACATATGCTACTTTTCTCTTCAATGCTTTTGACACCAACCATGATGGCTCTGTCAGTTTTGAG GACTTTGTGGCTGGTTTATCGGTGATTCTTCGAGGAACCATAGACGACAGGCTGAACTGGGCTTTTAACCTTTATGACCTCAACAAGGATGGCTGTATCACCAAGGAG GAAATGCTTGATATCATGAAATCCATCTATGACATGATGGGCAAGTATACATATCCTGCACTCCGTGAGGAGGCCCCAAGGGAACACGTGGAAAGCTTCTTCCAG AAGATGGACAGGAACAAGGATGGCGTGGTGACCATAGAGGAATTCATTGAGTCTTGTCAAAAG GTCTGTCCTCATCTTTGCCCTGCCCTGGGGGCTGTAGGAATCCAAGAGCCTTGGGATTCAGTGGTCCAGATTGCTGGAGCTGAAGGGGCCAGGGAGTGA
- the KCNIP2 gene encoding A-type potassium channel modulatory protein KCNIP2 isoform X8 translates to MRGQGRKESLSDSRDLDGSYDQLTGHPPGPTKKALKQRFLKLLPCCGPQALPSVSESNVEDEFELSTVCHRPEGLEQLQEQTKFTRKELQVLYRGFKNECPSGIVNEENFKQIYSQFFPQGDSSTYATFLFNAFDTNHDGSVSFEDFVAGLSVILRGTIDDRLNWAFNLYDLNKDGCITKEEMLDIMKSIYDMMGKYTYPALREEAPREHVESFFQKMDRNKDGVVTIEEFIESCQKVCPHLCPALGAVGIQEPWDSVVQIAGAEGARE, encoded by the exons gCCACCCTCCAGGCCCCACTAAAAAAGCCCTGAAGCAGCGGTTCCTCAAGCTGCTGCCGTGCTGCGGGCCCCAAGCCCTGCCCTCAGTCAGTGAAAGCAA CGTGGAGGATGAGTTTGAACTGTCCACCGTGTGTCACCGGCCCGAGGGTCTGGAGCAGCTACAGGAGCAAACCAAGTTCACTCGCAAGGAGTTGCAGGTCCTGTACCGGGGCTTCAAGAAC GAATGTCCCAGTGGAATTGTCAATGAGGAGAACTTCAAGCAGATTTACTCCCAGTTCTTTCCTCAAGGAG ACTCCAGTACATATGCTACTTTTCTCTTCAATGCTTTTGACACCAACCATGATGGCTCTGTCAGTTTTGAG GACTTTGTGGCTGGTTTATCGGTGATTCTTCGAGGAACCATAGACGACAGGCTGAACTGGGCTTTTAACCTTTATGACCTCAACAAGGATGGCTGTATCACCAAGGAG GAAATGCTTGATATCATGAAATCCATCTATGACATGATGGGCAAGTATACATATCCTGCACTCCGTGAGGAGGCCCCAAGGGAACACGTGGAAAGCTTCTTCCAG AAGATGGACAGGAACAAGGATGGCGTGGTGACCATAGAGGAATTCATTGAGTCTTGTCAAAAG GTCTGTCCTCATCTTTGCCCTGCCCTGGGGGCTGTAGGAATCCAAGAGCCTTGGGATTCAGTGGTCCAGATTGCTGGAGCTGAAGGGGCCAGGGAGTGA
- the KCNIP2 gene encoding A-type potassium channel modulatory protein KCNIP2 isoform X7, which translates to MRGQGRKESLSDSRDLDGSYDQLTGHPPGPTKKALKQRFLKLLPCCGPQALPSVSETLAVPASLRPHRPRPLDPDSVEDEFELSTVCHRPEGLEQLQEQTKFTRKELQVLYRGFKNECPSGIVNEENFKQIYSQFFPQGDSSTYATFLFNAFDTNHDGSVSFEDFVAGLSVILRGTIDDRLNWAFNLYDLNKDGCITKEEMLDIMKSIYDMMGKYTYPALREEAPREHVESFFQKMDRNKDGVVTIEEFIESCQKDENIMRSMQLFDNVI; encoded by the exons gCCACCCTCCAGGCCCCACTAAAAAAGCCCTGAAGCAGCGGTTCCTCAAGCTGCTGCCGTGCTGCGGGCCCCAAGCCCTGCCCTCAGTCAGTGAAA CATTAGCCGTCCCAGCCTCCCTCCGCCCCCACAGACCCCGCCCGCTGGACCCAG ACAGCGTGGAGGATGAGTTTGAACTGTCCACCGTGTGTCACCGGCCCGAGGGTCTGGAGCAGCTACAGGAGCAAACCAAGTTCACTCGCAAGGAGTTGCAGGTCCTGTACCGGGGCTTCAAGAAC GAATGTCCCAGTGGAATTGTCAATGAGGAGAACTTCAAGCAGATTTACTCCCAGTTCTTTCCTCAAGGAG ACTCCAGTACATATGCTACTTTTCTCTTCAATGCTTTTGACACCAACCATGATGGCTCTGTCAGTTTTGAG GACTTTGTGGCTGGTTTATCGGTGATTCTTCGAGGAACCATAGACGACAGGCTGAACTGGGCTTTTAACCTTTATGACCTCAACAAGGATGGCTGTATCACCAAGGAG GAAATGCTTGATATCATGAAATCCATCTATGACATGATGGGCAAGTATACATATCCTGCACTCCGTGAGGAGGCCCCAAGGGAACACGTGGAAAGCTTCTTCCAG AAGATGGACAGGAACAAGGATGGCGTGGTGACCATAGAGGAATTCATTGAGTCTTGTCAAAAG GATGAAAACATCATGAGGTCTATGCAGCTCTTTGACAATGTCATCTAG
- the KCNIP2 gene encoding A-type potassium channel modulatory protein KCNIP2 isoform X3: MRGQGRKESLSDSRDLDGSYDQLTGHPPGPTKKALKQRFLKLLPCCGPQALPSVSETLAVPASLRPHRPRPLDPDSVEDEFELSTVCHRPEGLEQLQEQTKFTRKELQVLYRGFKNECPSGIVNEENFKQIYSQFFPQGDSSTYATFLFNAFDTNHDGSVSFEDFVAGLSVILRGTIDDRLNWAFNLYDLNKDGCITKEEMLDIMKSIYDMMGKYTYPALREEAPREHVESFFQKMDRNKDGVVTIEEFIESCQKVCPHLCPALGAVGIQEPWDSVVQIAGAEGARE, encoded by the exons gCCACCCTCCAGGCCCCACTAAAAAAGCCCTGAAGCAGCGGTTCCTCAAGCTGCTGCCGTGCTGCGGGCCCCAAGCCCTGCCCTCAGTCAGTGAAA CATTAGCCGTCCCAGCCTCCCTCCGCCCCCACAGACCCCGCCCGCTGGACCCAG ACAGCGTGGAGGATGAGTTTGAACTGTCCACCGTGTGTCACCGGCCCGAGGGTCTGGAGCAGCTACAGGAGCAAACCAAGTTCACTCGCAAGGAGTTGCAGGTCCTGTACCGGGGCTTCAAGAAC GAATGTCCCAGTGGAATTGTCAATGAGGAGAACTTCAAGCAGATTTACTCCCAGTTCTTTCCTCAAGGAG ACTCCAGTACATATGCTACTTTTCTCTTCAATGCTTTTGACACCAACCATGATGGCTCTGTCAGTTTTGAG GACTTTGTGGCTGGTTTATCGGTGATTCTTCGAGGAACCATAGACGACAGGCTGAACTGGGCTTTTAACCTTTATGACCTCAACAAGGATGGCTGTATCACCAAGGAG GAAATGCTTGATATCATGAAATCCATCTATGACATGATGGGCAAGTATACATATCCTGCACTCCGTGAGGAGGCCCCAAGGGAACACGTGGAAAGCTTCTTCCAG AAGATGGACAGGAACAAGGATGGCGTGGTGACCATAGAGGAATTCATTGAGTCTTGTCAAAAG GTCTGTCCTCATCTTTGCCCTGCCCTGGGGGCTGTAGGAATCCAAGAGCCTTGGGATTCAGTGGTCCAGATTGCTGGAGCTGAAGGGGCCAGGGAGTGA
- the KCNIP2 gene encoding A-type potassium channel modulatory protein KCNIP2 isoform X2 — protein sequence MCEWGPFRVSVPIHYVCLCARGCGGCIVTRKFVRFAVSVRGECVCSRVVFHFLGDSSLPSALAVPASLRPHRPRPLDPDSVEDEFELSTVCHRPEGLEQLQEQTKFTRKELQVLYRGFKNECPSGIVNEENFKQIYSQFFPQGDSSTYATFLFNAFDTNHDGSVSFEDFVAGLSVILRGTIDDRLNWAFNLYDLNKDGCITKEEMLDIMKSIYDMMGKYTYPALREEAPREHVESFFQKMDRNKDGVVTIEEFIESCQKVCPHLCPALGAVGIQEPWDSVVQIAGAEGARE from the exons ATGTGTGAATGGGGTCCATTTCGTGTGTCTGTGCCCATTCATTACGTGTGCCTTTGCGCTCGGGGCTGCGGTGGGTGCATTGTAACACGTAAGTTTGTGAGATTTGCTGTGAGTGTGAGGGGCGAGTGTGTCTGCAGTCGTGTGGTCTTCCACTTTCTTGGTGACAGTTCGCTCCCTTCAGCATTAGCCGTCCCAGCCTCCCTCCGCCCCCACAGACCCCGCCCGCTGGACCCAG ACAGCGTGGAGGATGAGTTTGAACTGTCCACCGTGTGTCACCGGCCCGAGGGTCTGGAGCAGCTACAGGAGCAAACCAAGTTCACTCGCAAGGAGTTGCAGGTCCTGTACCGGGGCTTCAAGAAC GAATGTCCCAGTGGAATTGTCAATGAGGAGAACTTCAAGCAGATTTACTCCCAGTTCTTTCCTCAAGGAG ACTCCAGTACATATGCTACTTTTCTCTTCAATGCTTTTGACACCAACCATGATGGCTCTGTCAGTTTTGAG GACTTTGTGGCTGGTTTATCGGTGATTCTTCGAGGAACCATAGACGACAGGCTGAACTGGGCTTTTAACCTTTATGACCTCAACAAGGATGGCTGTATCACCAAGGAG GAAATGCTTGATATCATGAAATCCATCTATGACATGATGGGCAAGTATACATATCCTGCACTCCGTGAGGAGGCCCCAAGGGAACACGTGGAAAGCTTCTTCCAG AAGATGGACAGGAACAAGGATGGCGTGGTGACCATAGAGGAATTCATTGAGTCTTGTCAAAAG GTCTGTCCTCATCTTTGCCCTGCCCTGGGGGCTGTAGGAATCCAAGAGCCTTGGGATTCAGTGGTCCAGATTGCTGGAGCTGAAGGGGCCAGGGAGTGA
- the KCNIP2 gene encoding A-type potassium channel modulatory protein KCNIP2 isoform X11 codes for MRGQGRKESLSDSRDLDGSYDQLTDSVEDEFELSTVCHRPEGLEQLQEQTKFTRKELQVLYRGFKNECPSGIVNEENFKQIYSQFFPQGDSSTYATFLFNAFDTNHDGSVSFEDFVAGLSVILRGTIDDRLNWAFNLYDLNKDGCITKEEMLDIMKSIYDMMGKYTYPALREEAPREHVESFFQKMDRNKDGVVTIEEFIESCQKVCPHLCPALGAVGIQEPWDSVVQIAGAEGARE; via the exons ACAGCGTGGAGGATGAGTTTGAACTGTCCACCGTGTGTCACCGGCCCGAGGGTCTGGAGCAGCTACAGGAGCAAACCAAGTTCACTCGCAAGGAGTTGCAGGTCCTGTACCGGGGCTTCAAGAAC GAATGTCCCAGTGGAATTGTCAATGAGGAGAACTTCAAGCAGATTTACTCCCAGTTCTTTCCTCAAGGAG ACTCCAGTACATATGCTACTTTTCTCTTCAATGCTTTTGACACCAACCATGATGGCTCTGTCAGTTTTGAG GACTTTGTGGCTGGTTTATCGGTGATTCTTCGAGGAACCATAGACGACAGGCTGAACTGGGCTTTTAACCTTTATGACCTCAACAAGGATGGCTGTATCACCAAGGAG GAAATGCTTGATATCATGAAATCCATCTATGACATGATGGGCAAGTATACATATCCTGCACTCCGTGAGGAGGCCCCAAGGGAACACGTGGAAAGCTTCTTCCAG AAGATGGACAGGAACAAGGATGGCGTGGTGACCATAGAGGAATTCATTGAGTCTTGTCAAAAG GTCTGTCCTCATCTTTGCCCTGCCCTGGGGGCTGTAGGAATCCAAGAGCCTTGGGATTCAGTGGTCCAGATTGCTGGAGCTGAAGGGGCCAGGGAGTGA